In Alteribacter lacisalsi, a genomic segment contains:
- a CDS encoding ribonucleotide-diphosphate reductase subunit beta — translation MNEQSPSMKKRKLYDPAAPNASTGLINGESSNVLNWDDTRFSWAYPMYKNMLANFWTPFEINMSSDIRQYEALPPHEKEAFNKIIGLLAFLDSIQTDYSQHVAGYLTDSSLSALMTVLSFQEVVHNQSYSYVLSSVTDKKTQDEIFEYWKHDEVLRERNDFIAQGYEAFIQDPSPQTFLESIVYDVVLEGLNFYSGFSFFYNLARNGKMVSTSTMINYINRDEQLHVHLFARIFKELLTEYPELNTDRNHRFVQDTFKKAADLEIGWARYLFRTPVEGINLDDLEQYIRFMANKRVNELGVERPFEGHRKNPMRWIKIYEDVNSGKTDFFEQKSRQYTKVGADNGFDDL, via the coding sequence ATGAACGAACAATCCCCTTCTATGAAAAAACGAAAACTATACGATCCGGCTGCGCCGAACGCATCGACCGGACTCATAAACGGTGAAAGCTCCAACGTACTGAACTGGGACGACACCCGCTTTTCCTGGGCTTATCCGATGTACAAAAATATGCTGGCCAATTTCTGGACGCCGTTTGAAATCAATATGAGCTCCGACATCAGGCAGTATGAGGCCCTGCCGCCTCATGAAAAAGAAGCGTTCAATAAAATCATCGGCCTGCTGGCGTTTCTTGACAGTATCCAGACCGACTACTCCCAGCATGTGGCCGGCTACCTGACCGATTCAAGCCTGTCTGCCTTAATGACGGTGCTGTCCTTTCAGGAAGTGGTGCACAACCAGAGCTATTCGTACGTCCTCTCAAGCGTTACTGATAAAAAGACACAGGACGAGATATTCGAATACTGGAAGCATGATGAGGTGCTGAGGGAGCGGAACGATTTTATCGCACAGGGCTATGAAGCCTTCATCCAGGATCCGTCGCCACAGACTTTTCTGGAATCGATTGTGTATGATGTGGTTCTCGAAGGACTGAATTTCTACTCAGGCTTTAGCTTTTTCTATAACCTGGCCAGAAACGGGAAAATGGTCTCCACATCCACGATGATCAACTACATTAACAGGGACGAGCAGCTCCATGTGCATCTGTTCGCCAGGATCTTTAAGGAACTGCTCACGGAATACCCGGAGCTGAACACAGATAGAAACCACCGGTTTGTACAGGACACGTTTAAAAAAGCAGCCGACCTTGAAATCGGCTGGGCCAGGTACCTGTTCCGCACACCGGTGGAGGGAATCAATCTGGATGATCTCGAACAGTACATCCGGTTCATGGCAAATAAGCGGGTGAACGAGCTCGGTGTGGAAAGGCCGTTTGAAGGGCACCGGAAAAACCCGATGCGCTGGATTAAAATCTATGAAGATGTTAATTCGGGCAAAACTGATTTCTTTGAACAGAAGTCACGCCAGTACACCAAGGTCGGTGCAGACAACGGGTTTGATGATCTTTAG
- a CDS encoding ribonucleoside-diphosphate reductase subunit alpha gives MEKVKEQTIQETYTELNWSGWPEEEGTYTAGQLQQMALDRLSSEEPDWTYVAAHYRLKDYYKKIAAHRFCEVEDIYATFAETVTHLTGEGIYDPVLTEKYLMGEMQELAKVLDPDYDRQFTFLGLHTFIDRYLAKNHQNEQVELPQERFMITAMTLMQDEDRNGRLHYVKEAYWAMANLYMTVATPTLANAGKTHGQLSSCFIDTMDDSLRGIFDSVTDAATLSKNGGGIGIYLGKIRARGSSIKGFKGNSSGVLPWMKQLNNTAVSVDQLGQRQGAIAVYLDVWHKDIFAFLDAKLNNGDERQRTHDLFTGISLPDLFMEKVDERGEWHLFDPHEVRQRMGFSLEDFYDEEKGAGSFREKYEACVNEPVLSRETVPAIDLMKRVMIAQLETGTPYMFYRDEANRKNPNSHRGMIYGSNLCTEIMQNMSPTTVKKETGDGGTIIIEKQAGDYVVCNLSSVNLAKAVPADVLERLVPIQVRMLDNVIDINSLEVPQAQITNQTYRGIGLGTYGWHHLLAKKGIRWESEEAVSFAYELYEKIAGLTIRASAALAAEKGTYPAFEGSEWQDGTYFSKRGYEGGAWAETADLVKRNGLRNGYLMAVAPNSSTAILAGTTASIDPIYRKEYAEEKKNYRIPVTAPDLNSETTWFYKRAHDIDQHWSIRQNGARQRWVDQGISFNLYVKNTIQAKELLGLHLAAWKEGLKTTYYVRSTSGEFDECESCSS, from the coding sequence ATGGAAAAAGTAAAAGAGCAGACGATTCAGGAAACGTATACGGAATTGAACTGGTCCGGATGGCCGGAGGAGGAAGGTACATACACAGCGGGGCAGCTGCAGCAGATGGCCCTCGACCGCCTGAGCAGTGAGGAGCCTGACTGGACCTACGTAGCTGCCCATTATCGCCTGAAAGACTACTATAAAAAAATCGCAGCGCATCGTTTCTGCGAAGTGGAAGACATTTATGCCACTTTTGCCGAAACAGTCACACACCTGACCGGGGAAGGCATTTACGATCCGGTGCTTACTGAAAAGTACTTGATGGGGGAAATGCAGGAGCTTGCAAAAGTGCTTGATCCTGACTATGATCGCCAGTTTACCTTTCTAGGGCTCCACACCTTCATTGACCGGTATCTGGCGAAAAACCACCAGAACGAGCAGGTGGAACTGCCTCAGGAACGGTTTATGATTACCGCTATGACGTTGATGCAGGATGAGGACAGGAATGGACGTCTCCACTATGTAAAAGAAGCGTACTGGGCGATGGCGAACCTGTATATGACGGTTGCCACTCCGACGCTTGCCAACGCCGGCAAAACCCACGGCCAGCTCTCAAGCTGTTTTATCGATACGATGGACGATAGTCTGAGAGGAATTTTTGATTCCGTGACCGATGCTGCGACGCTGAGTAAAAACGGGGGGGGCATCGGCATCTACCTCGGGAAAATCCGGGCCCGCGGCTCGTCGATTAAAGGCTTCAAAGGAAATTCCTCCGGTGTACTGCCGTGGATGAAGCAGCTGAACAACACAGCGGTAAGCGTGGATCAGCTAGGACAGCGGCAGGGTGCGATCGCGGTTTATCTTGATGTTTGGCACAAGGATATTTTCGCGTTTCTTGATGCGAAACTGAACAACGGGGACGAGCGGCAGCGTACACATGATCTTTTTACCGGGATCTCTCTTCCGGATCTGTTTATGGAAAAGGTGGACGAGAGAGGCGAGTGGCACCTGTTTGATCCCCACGAAGTAAGGCAGCGGATGGGCTTCTCTCTGGAGGACTTTTATGACGAGGAAAAAGGTGCCGGCAGCTTCCGCGAGAAGTACGAAGCGTGTGTAAACGAGCCGGTGCTGAGCCGGGAAACGGTGCCAGCGATTGACCTCATGAAGCGGGTCATGATCGCACAGCTTGAAACCGGCACACCGTATATGTTTTACAGAGATGAAGCGAACCGGAAAAACCCGAACAGTCACCGGGGCATGATTTACGGCTCCAACCTGTGTACGGAAATTATGCAGAACATGAGCCCGACAACGGTGAAAAAGGAAACAGGGGACGGTGGCACGATTATCATCGAAAAACAGGCCGGTGATTATGTGGTCTGTAACCTGAGCTCGGTGAACCTGGCAAAGGCGGTGCCGGCTGACGTGCTTGAGCGGCTCGTCCCGATCCAGGTGAGAATGCTGGATAACGTGATCGACATAAACAGTCTCGAGGTGCCCCAGGCCCAGATCACCAATCAAACCTATCGGGGAATCGGCCTCGGCACATACGGGTGGCACCACCTGCTCGCAAAGAAAGGGATTCGCTGGGAAAGCGAGGAGGCTGTCAGTTTTGCCTATGAGCTTTACGAAAAAATCGCCGGACTGACGATCAGAGCTAGCGCGGCTCTCGCAGCGGAAAAAGGAACCTATCCTGCTTTTGAAGGTTCGGAATGGCAGGACGGTACGTACTTTTCGAAACGGGGCTATGAAGGCGGAGCCTGGGCTGAAACGGCGGACCTTGTAAAAAGAAACGGTCTCCGTAATGGGTATTTGATGGCGGTGGCGCCAAACTCGTCTACTGCAATTTTGGCAGGGACGACCGCGTCGATTGACCCAATTTACCGGAAGGAGTATGCCGAGGAAAAGAAAAACTACCGGATTCCTGTAACGGCACCGGATCTCAACAGCGAAACCACCTGGTTCTACAAGCGTGCCCACGACATAGACCAGCACTGGAGCATCAGACAGAACGGAGCCCGCCAGCGCTGGGTCGATCAGGGTATCTCTTTTAACCTGTATGTGAAAAACACGATCCAGGCGAAAGAGCTGCTCGGTCTTCACCTGGCTGCCTGGAAGGAAGGCCTGAAAACCACCTATTACGTCCGGTCGACCTCTGGTGAATTTGACGAATGCGAGAGCTGTTCAAGCTGA